One genomic region from Rosa rugosa chromosome 1, drRosRugo1.1, whole genome shotgun sequence encodes:
- the LOC133720780 gene encoding protein WUSCHEL-like: protein MEPHTQQPTEDGGSNKAAGSSANMFCRRSSTRWTPTTDQIRILKELYYNKGVRSPNAEQVQRICLQLKRYGKIEGKNVFYWFANYKAREKQRKRSTLDVHVPMQRSGLVGNGTNWKPEDQYINFGSSAFASASSAGVIAFNGQMGSYGGYGSMSMEIETLPLFPMHGEDIFGNMKTTSD, encoded by the coding sequence atggaaccacatacccagcaaccaaccgaggatggaggaagcaacaaagcagccgggagtagtgctaacatgttTTGTAGGCGGAGCAGTaccaggtggactcccactacagatcagataagaatcctcaaggagctttactacaacaagggagttaggtccccaaatGCAGAGCAagttcagaggatctgtctccagctgaaacggTACGGAAAGATCGAGGGCAAGAACGTCTTTTACTGGTTTGCGAACTACaaggctcgggagaagcagaggAAGAGGTCCACTttggatgttcatgtgcccatgcaaagatcagggcttgttggtaatggtaccaattggaaacctgaggatcagtatattaacttcggatcttctgcatttgcttctgcttcttcagctggtgtgattgcttttaacgggcaaaTGGGGagctatggtggttatggatccatgagcatggagattgaaacccttcctctgttccccatgcacggTGAAGACAtttttggcaacatgaagactacttccgat